A DNA window from Tenuifilaceae bacterium CYCD contains the following coding sequences:
- the ehrA-2_2 gene encoding hydrogenase, producing MAYINSNRSNGGIVAIITVVIVALISSWMALSALMGNTLAYQLNLGLAIGSVPIKIDGLSAWFLLIVNFTSITGAFYGLGYLKGYSNPSAKLNLHWIMFAIFHLSMVLVCIVQNGFVFLVIWEIMSLSSAMLVMFDGHNPKTLKAGINYLVQMHISIVFLTIGFIWLYATTGSFNFDSLQPFFIGNNNIWLFLVFFAGFGLKAGFIPLHSWLPHAHPSAPSHVSGVMSGVIVKMGIYGIIRVASYLTNNHLLLGEIVISISILTGIYGILNAAAHRDFKRMLAYCTIENIGIIGIGIGVGLVGIGIKSDILYFLGFGGALLHVLNHSLFKSLLFYSAGSIYQQTHTRDMDKLGGLSKYMPKTAFLFLIGAVAIAGLPPFNGFVSEFIIYSGLVNGFGIGDNGLTILLILSFAGLSIIGGLSLLTFTKTYGVIFSGTPRTSLDHKPHEVSNLMIVPQLAIIAAMLSVAFLPSFYVNTINSIIKDFSNGLAINPTFSNDFSDTLKSIMVFSLAVFAVILVVWGIRKMVTRNKSILADETWGCGYTNPTPRIQYTGKSFSKQLGKIFNFFLIEKKKYNELSSGEIFPQKREYSSFYTDFFETRFINLVTQRILFTANYFRFIQNGRIQTYVLYGIVFILAIFILSALNLFSV from the coding sequence ATGGCTTATATCAATAGCAATAGGAGCAATGGTGGTATAGTAGCAATAATTACAGTTGTAATTGTTGCATTGATTAGCAGTTGGATGGCTTTGTCTGCGTTGATGGGGAATACTCTGGCGTATCAGTTAAATTTAGGGTTAGCAATAGGATCCGTTCCAATAAAAATAGACGGGCTTTCTGCTTGGTTTTTGCTAATCGTTAATTTCACCTCAATAACTGGAGCATTCTATGGATTAGGTTACCTAAAAGGCTACTCAAATCCTTCAGCCAAGTTGAATTTACATTGGATAATGTTTGCCATATTCCATCTTTCAATGGTTTTGGTTTGCATTGTTCAGAATGGGTTTGTGTTTCTGGTAATTTGGGAGATTATGTCTTTATCTTCGGCAATGCTAGTAATGTTTGATGGTCATAATCCTAAAACGCTTAAGGCTGGCATAAATTACCTTGTGCAGATGCACATCAGCATAGTATTTTTAACCATTGGTTTTATATGGTTATACGCAACTACTGGCTCTTTTAATTTTGACTCATTACAACCATTCTTCATCGGCAATAATAACATATGGTTATTCCTTGTATTCTTCGCTGGCTTTGGACTTAAGGCTGGATTTATTCCACTACATAGCTGGCTACCACACGCTCACCCCTCCGCACCTTCGCATGTATCGGGTGTAATGTCGGGCGTGATAGTTAAAATGGGTATTTACGGCATAATTAGAGTTGCCTCATACCTCACCAACAATCATCTGCTTTTAGGTGAAATTGTTATTTCAATCTCCATTCTCACTGGAATTTATGGCATTTTGAATGCGGCTGCACATCGGGATTTTAAACGCATGCTTGCATACTGCACAATCGAGAATATTGGAATAATTGGAATAGGGATTGGTGTTGGGCTTGTTGGCATTGGTATAAAATCAGATATATTATATTTTCTAGGTTTTGGAGGAGCCCTGCTCCATGTACTAAATCACTCCTTGTTTAAATCGTTACTATTTTACTCGGCAGGTTCGATTTACCAACAAACACACACAAGGGACATGGATAAACTGGGCGGATTGTCCAAATATATGCCCAAAACAGCGTTCCTGTTTTTGATTGGAGCAGTTGCAATTGCAGGACTTCCTCCTTTCAACGGCTTTGTATCAGAATTCATAATCTATAGCGGGTTGGTAAATGGATTTGGCATTGGCGATAATGGATTAACAATTCTCTTAATCTTATCCTTTGCTGGATTAAGCATAATTGGAGGTTTATCGCTATTGACATTTACAAAAACTTATGGAGTGATATTCTCTGGGACACCTAGAACTAGTCTCGATCACAAGCCCCATGAAGTATCAAACCTAATGATAGTTCCGCAACTGGCAATAATTGCGGCCATGCTAAGCGTCGCATTTTTACCATCATTCTATGTAAACACGATAAACTCCATAATCAAGGATTTCTCAAACGGACTGGCAATAAACCCAACATTTTCAAATGATTTTTCGGACACGCTAAAATCCATAATGGTTTTCTCTCTCGCAGTCTTTGCCGTGATACTTGTAGTATGGGGTATTAGGAAAATGGTGACAAGAAATAAATCAATTTTAGCAGACGAGACATGGGGCTGCGGATATACAAACCCAACACCTCGCATACAATACACCGGAAAGTCGTTCTCGAAGCAACTGGGAAAAATATTCAACTTCTTTTTGATAGAAAAGAAAAAGTATAACGAACTAAGTAGCGGGGAAATCTTCCCGCAAAAAAGGGAATACTCATCATTCTACACTGACTTTTTCGAAACTCGATTCATTAACCTAGTAACCCAACGTATTCTTTTCACGGCGAATTACTTTAGATTCATTCAGAATGGGCGAATACAGACCTACGTGTTGTATGGAATAGTTTTTATATTGGCCATTTTTATTCTTTCAGCATTAAACTTATTTTCAGTTTAA
- a CDS encoding NAD(P)H nitroreductase: MEMNDGVRLIMSRKSVRSFGNITVTKSQLELIVKAGMAAPSARNLQPWSFIIVTDRNLLDQLAVRLPFAKMLYEASAAIVVCGVPEMAGDSPEGYWVQDCSAASQNILLAIESMGLGAVWTGVYPREDRVEIVRDVLKIPSNVFPLNVIPVGYPKGEYQPKDKFKPENIHWDKW; the protein is encoded by the coding sequence ATGGAAATGAATGATGGTGTAAGGCTCATAATGAGCAGAAAGAGCGTGAGAAGTTTTGGAAACATTACAGTGACAAAGTCTCAACTCGAGTTAATTGTTAAGGCAGGTATGGCTGCTCCGTCTGCCAGAAATCTTCAACCCTGGTCGTTTATTATTGTTACCGATCGCAATCTTTTGGATCAGTTGGCGGTAAGATTGCCATTTGCCAAAATGCTATACGAGGCATCCGCTGCAATAGTGGTTTGTGGCGTTCCCGAAATGGCTGGTGATAGCCCCGAAGGATACTGGGTGCAGGATTGCTCGGCGGCTTCGCAAAATATTCTACTGGCAATAGAGTCGATGGGATTGGGCGCGGTATGGACTGGCGTTTATCCGCGTGAGGATAGAGTTGAAATAGTAAGGGATGTGCTCAAAATTCCAAGTAATGTATTTCCTTTAAATGTAATACCCGTTGGATATCCCAAAGGTGAATATCAACCTAAAGATAAATTTAAGCCAGAGAATATTCATTGGGATAAATGGTAG
- the smf gene encoding DNA processing protein DprA produces the protein MNDPELIYKIGVELIPKVGSINAKKLIAYCGSAEAIFKESKKNLTRIPGIGEIIATEIANQKVLAKAETELKFIQKYDIKTLYFLDANYPNRLKQCEDGPVVLFTKSIRDIDFSTDKVISIVGTRKATNYGKSICDEIVEGLAQKGYNPIIVSGLAYGIDIAAHKAAIKNNLPTIAVLGHGLDIIYPSAHRNVAKEIVSNGALVTDFTSETPFDRNNFLRRNRIIAGLSDATLIVESAEEGGALVTADIANSYNREVLAIPGNVTSTYSRGCNQLIKQNKAALIETAEDIEFLLGWKPNLKNTPRQTQINFNDFSPEEKSIINYLQEQAQGEASIDIISIQTGIPMAKALSSLLNLEFSGVISSKPGKIFALNTM, from the coding sequence TTGAACGATCCTGAACTCATATACAAAATTGGCGTAGAGTTAATTCCAAAAGTAGGCAGCATAAATGCTAAGAAATTAATTGCCTACTGTGGAAGCGCGGAAGCTATTTTTAAAGAATCAAAAAAGAATCTTACTAGAATACCCGGCATTGGGGAAATTATTGCCACAGAGATAGCAAACCAAAAAGTTTTGGCCAAGGCCGAAACTGAACTAAAATTTATTCAGAAATACGATATTAAAACACTTTATTTTTTAGATGCAAACTACCCCAATCGGCTAAAGCAATGCGAGGATGGGCCTGTGGTGCTGTTTACAAAATCTATCAGAGATATAGACTTCAGCACGGACAAGGTTATTAGCATTGTAGGCACAAGAAAAGCCACCAACTATGGGAAAAGTATTTGCGATGAAATTGTTGAAGGATTAGCACAAAAAGGATACAATCCAATAATTGTAAGCGGATTAGCTTACGGAATTGACATTGCCGCCCATAAAGCCGCAATAAAGAACAATTTGCCCACAATTGCGGTTTTAGGTCATGGGCTAGACATAATCTATCCAAGCGCTCACAGAAATGTAGCCAAGGAAATTGTCAGTAATGGGGCACTGGTAACCGATTTTACCTCTGAAACGCCTTTTGATCGCAACAATTTTTTGCGCCGGAATAGAATTATTGCAGGACTGTCTGATGCCACATTAATTGTTGAAAGCGCAGAGGAAGGAGGAGCCTTAGTTACTGCCGATATTGCAAACTCATACAACAGGGAAGTTCTTGCCATACCCGGAAATGTAACCTCCACATACTCCAGAGGTTGCAATCAACTTATTAAGCAAAACAAAGCTGCATTAATTGAAACCGCCGAGGATATTGAATTTTTACTGGGATGGAAACCTAATTTAAAGAATACACCAAGACAAACACAAATTAATTTTAACGACTTTTCCCCCGAAGAAAAGTCAATCATAAATTACTTGCAGGAACAGGCTCAAGGCGAGGCCTCTATTGATATCATTTCTATTCAAACAGGTATTCCAATGGCCAAAGCCCTTTCCTCACTGTTGAATCTTGAGTTTTCGGGTGTTATTAGCAGCAAACCCGGAAAAATATTTGCATTAAACACAATGTAA